The following are encoded in a window of Fusarium oxysporum f. sp. lycopersici 4287 chromosome 5, whole genome shotgun sequence genomic DNA:
- a CDS encoding hypothetical protein (At least one base has a quality score < 10): MASDDSLPQRLTAAVKSRKIDGIITFSDEYVIATAKAAEMLNLETEPVESIITAHYKDATRKVLNTPNMQSFRLESATDLDNEEISKTLETLKYPLVIKPCRGGASRGVKRVQNHHRLREAIDQLEKDGLTKYGILLETYISGPEIDANIALWDGELMFAEITDDFPCTADASDATIADSFGETVMVSPTLLCQKEQKLVKSSLHQTLLKLGFRNGVFHVEARVQNSSMQYQEIDGLVDLADTDIPSPSDPEVYLIEVNARPPGLDCAFSTLHAYGVDLCALQLLQSIRDGDRFKAMCKPFLSETQYWSANCLIPIHRHNVLVPEGFSDKVLERMPDVAPLVYRSELFRQPGTLVSPPLGVEFLAYFLVQSRTDRRKVLQTYHRLIQTCRDVLDEV; the protein is encoded by the coding sequence ATGGCCAGTGACGACAGTCTACCTCAAAGGCTCACCGCAGCTGTGAAGAGCCGCAAAATAGATGGCATCATCACCTTTTCAGATGAGTATGTCATCGCAACTGCAAAGGCAGCTGAAATGTTGAATCTTGAAACTGAGCCCGTCGAGTCTATAATCACTGCTCACTACAAGGACGCGACCCGCAAGGTTCTCAACACTCCCAATATGCAGTCTTTTCGGTTGGAGAGCGCCACGGACTTGGATAATGAAGAGATTTCTAAGACGTTGGAAACCTTGAAGTACCCTCTGGTGATAAAGCCATGCCGTGGTGGCGCCTCTCGAGGTGTCAAAAGAGTTCAGAATCACCACAGACTCCGAGAAGCAATCGACCAACTCGAAAAAGATGGTCTCACAAAATACGGGATCCTTCTCGAAACTTACATAAGTGGGCCAGAGATAGATGCCAACATTGCTCTCTGGGATGGTGAGCTTATGTTCGCAGAGATCACCGATGATTTCCCCTGCACAGCTGATGCCAGCGACGCCACTATTGCGGACAGCTTTGGGGAGACTGTCATGGTGTCACCAACACTATTGTGCCAGAAGGAGCAGAAACTGGTGAAGTCGTCTCTGCATCAAACACTGCTCAAACTTGGTTTCCGAAATGGGGTCTTCCACGTTGAAGCTAGAGTCCAGAATTCAAGCATGCAATACCAGGAAATTGACGGTCTTGTTGATTTGGCCGATACAGACATCCCGTCACCAAGCGACCCTGAGGTGTATCTTATTGAGGTCAATGCACGCCCTCCTGGCTTAGACTGCGCATTCTCAACCCTTCACGCTTACGGGGTAGATCTTTGCGCGCTACAGCTCCTCCAATCCATAAGGGATGGCGATCGTTTCAAAGCGATGTGTAAGCCTTTCTTATCCGAAACACAGTACTGGAGCGCGAACTGCCTGATCCCAATTCACCGTCATAACGTACTGGTACCGGAAGGGTTCTCTGACAAAGTCCTAGAGAGAATGCCAGACGTTGCTCCATTAGTTTATAGGTCAGAGCTGTTTAGACAGCCTGGCACTCTCGTATCACCACCGTTGGGTGTCGAGTTTCTGGCTTATTTCTTAGTGCAGTCTAGGACTGATCGACGAAAGGTGCTGCAGACCTATCATCGCCTCATACAAACTTGTAGAGATGTTTTAGATGAGGTGTGA
- a CDS encoding salicylate hydroxylase has translation MSTQSGWRALDMAVIGGGIGGQAVATSLRRQGHKVTIYERADFAGEVGASISCAANGTRWLEEWKVNIEIGDPVILRKLISRDWKTGEPISVYDLKDYKERWGYVYYMFHRQYMHRMLMDSAIGEGEGPPAQLIVNHQATDVDAESGEVTFTNGKKIKHDVVIGADGIGSTLRSVFGIKPDRKPATCTCLHTNVDTAKAVEFGLVDYSQNSALEYWGGYNTHFKIVLSPCNGGKLLSYYCFFPREAGDLKAQTWDQEATLDELLDPYPDLDRSVFKHLEIGYEIRPWRLWLHEPYDHWTEGVACIMGDAAHPMMPDQSQGACQAIEDAAAIGLVFSKKHFNGDIRESLNVFEEVRKPRATKVQAASARARENINERIGFSSNINTKVYNVATEDGKLTIDEMNMYNMHNHVANVFNERRLKEMIKSEEPKEEVHEFTLGRGTLSLAQHNSVSAS, from the exons ATGGCTGTCATTGGAGGGGGAATTGGAGGTCAAGCAGTTGCTACCTCTCTTCGTCGCCAAGGCCACAAGGTCACCATTTACGAACGCGCTGATTTTGCCGGCGAGGTTGGAGCCTCCATCTCATGTGCTGCTAATGGTACTCGCTGGCTGGAGGAATGGAAAGTCAATATTGAGATTGGTGATCCAGTTATTCTTAGAAAGTTAATCAGTCGTGACTGGAAGACTGGTGAGCCCATTAGCGTCTATGATCTCAAGGATTATAAAGAACGATGGGGCTAT GTCTACTACATGTTCCATCGCCAGTACATGCATCGCATGTTGATGGATAGTGCCATTGGTGAAGGCGAAGGCCCCCCTGCCCAGCTTATTGTGAACCATCAG GCTACTGATGTAGATGCGGAGAGTGGAGAAGTCACCTTTACAAATGGCAAAAAGATAAAACACGATGTAGTCATTGGAGCCGATGGGATTGGATCCACCCTTCGAAGTGTTTTTGGCATCAAGCCCGATCGCAAACCGGCGACTTGCACCTGTCTACATACCAATGTTGACACTGCAAAGGCTGTAGAGTTCGGCTTAGTTGACTACTCCCAGAACAGCGCTCTGGAGTATTGGGGAGGTTACAACACTCATTTCAAGATCGTTCTATCTCCTTGCAACGGAGGCAAACTCCTGTCTTACTATTGCTTCTTCCCACGCGAAGCTGGCGACCTCAAGGCACAGACCTGGGATCAAGAGGCAACCCTAGACGAGCTTCTCGACCCATACCCCGATTTGGACCGGTCGGTCTTCAAGCACCTTGAGATTGGGTACGAGATCCGCCCCTGGAGATTGTGGCTTCATGAGCCTTACGATCACTGGACGGAGGGGGTTGCCTGCATTATGGGGGATGCTGCTCATCCG ATGATGCCGGATCAAAGTCAGGGTGCTTGCCAGGCCATCGAAGATGCTGCCGCTATTGGTCTTGTTTTCAGCAAGAAGCACTTTAACGGCGATATTCGCGAGTCTCTCAACGTCTTTGAGGAAGTTCGCAAGCCAAGGGCTACCAAGGTTCAGGCTGCATCGGCAAGGGCCCGGGAGAACATCAACGAGCGGATTG GCTTTTCTAGCAACATAAACACCAAGGTGTACAATGTTGCAACTGAAGATGGTAAATTGAcaattgatgagatgaacAT GTATAATATGCACAACCATGTTGCAAATGTATTTAATGAGCGAAGGCTTAAGGAAATGATTAAGTCTGAAGAGCCAAAGGAGGAAGTCCATGAGTTCACACTAGGCAGAGGCACGCTTTCCCTGGCTCAGCATAATAGTGTTTCAGCATCTTAA